A window from Peromyscus eremicus chromosome 5, PerEre_H2_v1, whole genome shotgun sequence encodes these proteins:
- the Syce2 gene encoding synaptonemal complex central element protein 2 isoform X1 — MERQGVDVPPVELKDQGPQATVESGEHHQNENHEGEASAAAASANYQLPGPFSSLDSSIEILKKKAQELIENINESRQKDHALMTNFRDSLKMKVTDLTEKLEERMYQVYSHHSKIIQERLQEFTQKMAKISLLEMELKQVCHTVETVYKDLCVQSEVPTSEEQSYKDGEC; from the exons ATGGAGCGCCAGGGA GTGGACGTGCCTCCCGTGGAGTTAAAGGACCAGGGACCCCAGGCGACTGTGGAGAGCGGGGAGCACCATCAGAACGAGAACCACGAGGGAGAGGCTAGCGCAGCGGCGGCCAG TGCCAACTACCAGCTGCCAGGACCCTTCTCCTCTCTGGACTCCAGCATTGAAATCCTGAAGAAGAAAGCCCAGGAGCTGATTGAAAATATCAATGAGAGCAGGCAGAAGGACCATGCACTTATGACTAACTTCAGGGACAGCCTCAAGATGAAG GTCACGGATCTGACAGAAAAATTGGAGGAGAGGATGTACCAGGTGTACAGCCACCACAGCAAGATCATTCAGGAAAGGCTCCAAGAATTCACTCAGAAGATGGCAAAGATCAGCCTTCTGGAAATGGAGCTAAAACAAGTCTGCCATACTGTGGAAACTGTATACAAGGACCTATGTGTCCAGTCTGAG GTCCCCACGTCAGAAGAACAGAGCTACAAAGACGGTGAGTGCTGA
- the Syce2 gene encoding synaptonemal complex central element protein 2 isoform X2 — translation MERQGVDVPPVELKDQGPQATVESGEHHQNENHEGEASAAAASANYQLPGPFSSLDSSIEILKKKAQELIENINESRQKDHALMTNFRDSLKMKVTDLTEKLEERMYQVYSHHSKIIQERLQEFTQKMAKISLLEMELKQVCHTVETVYKDLCVQSENRED, via the exons ATGGAGCGCCAGGGA GTGGACGTGCCTCCCGTGGAGTTAAAGGACCAGGGACCCCAGGCGACTGTGGAGAGCGGGGAGCACCATCAGAACGAGAACCACGAGGGAGAGGCTAGCGCAGCGGCGGCCAG TGCCAACTACCAGCTGCCAGGACCCTTCTCCTCTCTGGACTCCAGCATTGAAATCCTGAAGAAGAAAGCCCAGGAGCTGATTGAAAATATCAATGAGAGCAGGCAGAAGGACCATGCACTTATGACTAACTTCAGGGACAGCCTCAAGATGAAG GTCACGGATCTGACAGAAAAATTGGAGGAGAGGATGTACCAGGTGTACAGCCACCACAGCAAGATCATTCAGGAAAGGCTCCAAGAATTCACTCAGAAGATGGCAAAGATCAGCCTTCTGGAAATGGAGCTAAAACAAGTCTGCCATACTGTGGAAACTGTATACAAGGACCTATGTGTCCAGTCTGAG AACCGGGAAGACTGA
- the Gcdh gene encoding glutaryl-CoA dehydrogenase, mitochondrial: MALRGVSARLLSRRPGLHFPCVPRTWSSAAAHTEKTQSRSAKSSRPGFDWRDPLVLEEQLTADEKLIRDTFRNYCQERLMPRILLANRNEVFHRDIVHEMGELGVLGPTIKGYGCAGVSSVAYGLLTRELERVDSGYRSMMSVQSSLVMHPIYTYGSEQQRQKYLPRLAKGELLGCFGLTEPNHGSDPGGMETRACHNPSNQSYTLNGTKTWITNSPVADLFVVWARCEDNCIRGFLLEKGMRGLSAPRIEGKFSLRASSTGMIIMDNVEVPEENVLPNVSSLAGPFGCLNTARYGITWGVLGAAEFCLHTARQYALDRIQFGVPLARNQLVQKKLADMLTEITLGLHACLQLGRLKDQDKATPEMVSLLKRNNCGKALDIARQARDILGGNGISDEYHVIRHAMNLEAVNTYEGTHDIHALILGRAITGIQAFTVGK, encoded by the exons ATGGCTTTGAGAGGAGTCTCCGCGCGGCTACTGAGCCGCAGGCCCGGCCTGCACTTCCCATGTGTCCCGCGTACGTGGAGCTCGGCGGCGGCACACACCG AGAAGACACAGAGTCGATCGGCCAAAT CCTCTCGTCCTGGGTTTGACTGGAGGGACCCACTGGTGCTGGAGGAGCAGCTGACCGCCGATGAGAAACTCATCAGGGATACCTTCCGCAACTACTGCCAGGAGAGGCTTATGCCTCGAATTCTGCTGGCCAATCGAAATGAAG TTTTTCACCGGGACATCGTGCATGAGATGGGGGAGCTGGGCGTGCTGGGACCCACCATCAAAG GGTATGGCTGTGCTGGAGTGTCATCAGTGGCCTATGGTCTCCTGACCCGAGAGCTGGAGAGGGTGGACAGCGGCTACAGGTCAATGATGAGTGTTCAGTCCTCCCTCGTCATGCACCCTATCTACACCTATGGGAGCGAGCAGCAGCGACAGAAGTATCTGCCCCGGCTGG CCAAGGGTGAACTTCTGGGCTGCTTTGGGCTTACAGAGCCCAACCATGGGAGTGACCCAGGTGGCATGGAGACCAGAGCTTGCCACAATCCATCAAACCAGAGCTACACTCTCAATGGGACCAAGACCTG GATCACCAACTCGCCCGTGGCTGACCTGTTTGTAGTGTGGGCTCGGTGTGAGGATAACTGTATACGGGGCTTTCTGCTGGAGAAAGGAATGCGGGGCCTCTCAGCCCCTAGGATTGAGGGAAAGTTCTCCTTGCGGGCCTCATCTACTGGTATGATCATCATGGACAATGTGGAGGTGCCCGAGGAGAATGTGCTCCCTAATGTGTCCAGCCTGGCG GGTCCTTTTGGCTGCCTTAACACTGCCCGATATGGCATCACATGGGGTGTGTTGGGAGCTGCTGAGTTCTGTTTGCACACAGCCCGGCAATACGCCCTGGACAG GATCCAGTTTGGCGTCCCCTTGGCCAGGAACCAGCTGGTTCAGAAGAAACTGGCGGACATGCTCACCGAGATCACACTGGGCCTCCATGCGTGTTTGCAGCTTGGCCGTTTAAAGGATCAGGACAA GGCTACCCCAGAAATGGTCTCCCTGCTGAAGAGAAACAACTGTGGGAAAGCCCTGGACATTGCCCGCCAGGCACGAGACATCCTAGGAGGAAATGGGATTTCTGATGAGTACCATGTGATCCGGCATGCTATGAATCTGGAGGCAGTGAACACTTACGAAG GTACACACGACATTCACGCTCTGATCCTCGGGAGAGCAATTACTGGGATTCAGGCATTCACAGTTGGCAAATGA